A genomic region of Papaver somniferum cultivar HN1 chromosome 7, ASM357369v1, whole genome shotgun sequence contains the following coding sequences:
- the LOC113297813 gene encoding 3beta-hydroxysteroid-dehydrogenase/decarboxylase-like, protein MVGVERYCVVTGGRGFAARHLVTMLIESREWLVRVADLGPEIKLEPYEEEGVLGEALRSGRAQYVSADLRDKAQVIKALEGTEVVFHMAAPDSSINNHKLHYSVNVEGTKNVIDACVECKVKRLIHTSSPSVVFDGVHGTDNADESMPYPSKHNDSYSATKTEGEMLVLKENGKNGLLTCCIRPSSIFGPGDRLLVPSLVTAARAGKSKFIIGDGNNLYDFTYVENVAHAHICAEKALSSGGEIAERAAGQAYFITNMEPMKFWEFVAVILDGLGYERPSIKIPAPVMKPIAQLVALMYKVLGPYGMPVPQLTPSRISLLTCNRTFSCSKAKDRIFYTPIVSLQEGLKRTIDSYSHLRADLTKREGPSKSYLLLGSGKAADTLLWRDRKQIISALIVLIAFYYYFVATEYTIITAVSKLLMVTTFFLFVHGFLPSKLFGYLIEKIPSSSFHFSEERCHRNALFVGSIWNSIANTLQSLCKGKDWTLFVKVFSSLLFSSFLGSKSIQCIYLVGVLFAFTAFFVYEKKEEEIDGIAHKALSLGCKVKSDISKKFLRSN, encoded by the exons ATGGTTGGGGTGGAGAGATATTGTGTTGTGACAGGTGGGAGGGGTTTTGCGGCCCGTCATTTGGTGACAATGCTCATTGAATCACGGGAATGGTTGGTTAGAGTTGCCGATTTAGGGCCCGAAATTAAGCTTGAACCATATGAGGAAGAAGGAGTTCTTGGTGAAGCTCTTCGATCAGGCCGTGCTCAGTATGTCTCTGCGGATCTTCGAGACAAAGCCCAAGTGATTAAAG CCTTGGAAGGGACAGAGGTTGTTTTCCACATGGCTGCTCCAGATTCATCGATCAACAATCACAAGCTGCATTACTCAGTCAATGTAGAAG GAACCAAGAACGTTATTGATGCTTGTGTTGAGTGCAAAGTGAAGAGACTCATCCATACTAGCTCTCCTAGTGTCGTCTTTGATGGGGTTCATGGTACAGATAATGCAGATGAATCAATGCCCTACCCATCTAAG CACAATGATTCCTATTCAGCAACTAAAACTGAAGGAGAGATGTTGGTTTTAAAGGAAAATGGTAAAAATGGGCTCCTAACATGCTGCATACGCCCCAGTAGCATTTTTGGTCCTGGTGATAGGCTGTTGGTTCCATCTTTAGTTACTGCTGCAAGAGCCGGAAAGTCTAAA TTCATCATTGGTGATGGCAATAACCTCTATGATTTCACGTATGTTGAAAACGTGGCTCATGCCCATATATGTGCTGAGAAAGCTCTATCCTCAGGAGGGGAAATTGCGGAAAGAGCTGCTGGTCAG GCCTACTTTATCACCAATATGGAACCAATGAAGTTTTGGGAGTTTGTCGCAGTTATCCTTGATGGTCTTGGCTACGAGAG ACCAAGTATCAAGATTCCAGCCCCTGTCATGAAGCCGATAGCGCAGTTGGTAGCTTTGATGTATAAGGTGTTAGGGCCCTACGGGATGCCTGTTCCACAACTGACACCTTCAAGGATTAGTCTGCTCACATGCAACAGAACTTTCAGTTGTTCGAAAGCCAAGGACCGGATCTTTTATACACCTATTGTCTCACTTCAG GAGGGCCTGAAGAGAACAATTGACTCATACTCACACTTAAGAGCTGATTTAACAAAGAGAGAAGGACCATCCAAATCTTATTTGTTACTCGGAAGTGGAAAGG CTGCTGACACACTTCTATGGAGGGATCGAAAGCAGATAATCAGTGCACTGATTGTCCTGATTGCTTTCTACTATTACTTCGTTGCAACTGAGTATACCATCATTACCGCTGTTTCAAAGCTTCTTATGGTGACAACATTCTTCTTGTTTGTCCATGGCTTTCTACCTTCTAAATT ATTTGGCTATTTAATTGAGAAAATCCCTTCATCGAGTTTCCACTTTTCCGAGGAAAGGTGTCACCGGAATGCTCTGTTTGTTGGGTCCATTTGGAACTCAATCGCCAATACTTTACAATCACTTTGCAAGGGGAAGGACTGGACCCTATTTGTTAAG GTTTTTTCGTCTCTGTTATTCTCGAGCTTCCTTGGATCAAAATCAATTCAGTGCATATACTTAGTAG GAGTTCTATTTGCTTTCACAGCTTTCTTTGTATacgagaagaaggaagaagaaattgaCGGTATAGCACACAAAGCTCTTTCCTTAGGTTGTAAAGTAAAATCAGATATCTCCAAAAAATTCTTAAGATCCAACTGA